The following proteins are co-located in the Candidatus Methylomirabilis sp. genome:
- a CDS encoding BON domain-containing protein, producing the protein MRLPSRTSIAFIVALAAAFPLLQACAPTATRESTGEYLDDSAITAKVKTKLLGDPTISGFAISVETFRGRVILAGFVNSQAQVDRAVALSREVSGVREVQSALVIKSR; encoded by the coding sequence ATGCGTCTGCCAAGCCGAACCAGCATCGCGTTCATCGTCGCTCTTGCTGCCGCCTTCCCTCTTCTTCAGGCCTGCGCTCCCACGGCCACCCGCGAGAGCACCGGGGAGTATCTCGATGACTCGGCTATCACCGCCAAGGTCAAGACGAAACTGCTTGGCGACCCTACAATCAGCGGCTTCGCAATTTCGGTAGAGACCTTCCGCGGACGGGTGATTCTGGCTGGGTTTGTCAATTCTCAGGCCCAAGTTGATCGGGCGGTCGCCTTGTCCCGGGAAGTGTCTGGCGTCAGGGAAGTACAGTCGGCGCTGGTCATTAAGAGCAGGTAG
- the pdxA gene encoding 4-hydroxythreonine-4-phosphate dehydrogenase PdxA has product MPRHIRFRPFLGLTIGDPAGIGPEIVAKAVTHEEVRAACRLLIIGEAEIMRRAIRLCRLDLLIRSIASPVEVTADPGCLEVLDLKNIDIANCPPGVLAPHCGRAAVEYLNKAIDLAIARELDGIVTGPLNKEAMALAGFKYDGQTELFAERTGTKEYAMLLVVGRMRVLHVSTHTSLRTVCDKVKQARVLTVIRLAHQVLCDLGSRKKRIGVAGLNPHAGESGRFGREEIEEIMPAIEAAKAEGIRVGGPFPPDTLFHRLKLGEFDAVVAMYHDQGHVPLKLIGFHRGVNVTVGLPIIRTSVDHGTAFDIAGTGTANPRSLVEAILLATKFAHRRHKAAHTLDV; this is encoded by the coding sequence ATGCCCAGGCATATACGCTTTCGTCCATTTTTAGGACTGACCATTGGCGACCCGGCAGGAATCGGTCCGGAAATCGTAGCCAAGGCTGTCACACACGAGGAGGTGCGTGCGGCCTGCCGTCTACTGATCATCGGCGAGGCTGAAATCATGCGGCGGGCCATCAGGCTTTGCCGCCTTGACCTCCTTATTCGATCCATCGCCTCCCCGGTTGAGGTCACAGCAGACCCGGGCTGTCTTGAGGTGCTGGACTTGAAGAACATTGATATCGCAAACTGCCCACCAGGCGTCCTTGCCCCCCACTGTGGTAGAGCAGCGGTGGAGTACCTCAACAAGGCGATCGACCTCGCGATAGCGCGCGAACTGGACGGCATTGTGACCGGCCCCCTGAACAAGGAGGCGATGGCCCTGGCGGGGTTCAAGTACGATGGCCAAACGGAGCTGTTCGCCGAGCGGACCGGCACCAAGGAATACGCCATGCTGTTGGTCGTCGGGCGAATGCGGGTTCTCCATGTCTCGACCCACACCTCGTTACGAACTGTCTGCGACAAGGTGAAACAGGCCAGGGTCCTGACGGTCATCCGCCTGGCTCATCAGGTTCTCTGCGATCTCGGATCACGGAAGAAGCGAATCGGCGTCGCCGGCCTCAACCCTCATGCCGGTGAGAGTGGTCGATTTGGGCGAGAGGAGATAGAAGAGATCATGCCGGCGATCGAGGCCGCCAAGGCCGAGGGAATCAGGGTAGGCGGCCCCTTCCCTCCTGACACCCTGTTCCATCGGCTTAAGCTCGGTGAATTCGACGCCGTCGTCGCCATGTACCATGATCAGGGCCATGTCCCGCTCAAGCTGATCGGGTTCCACCGTGGGGTCAATGTCACCGTAGGTCTCCCCATTATCCGCACCTCAGTGGATCATGGCACCGCCTTCGACATCGCGGGGACAGGGACCGCAAATCCTCGCAGTCTGGTGGAGGCGATCCTGCTGGCTACGAAGTTCGCCCATCGCCGGCACAAGGCAGCCCACACCCTCGACGTATAG
- a CDS encoding Spy/CpxP family protein refolding chaperone: protein MRAIVIAALILVGVLGPAIPPMWNHVASAEEGAGGPGMTGYRMIPEMMRGMGIDPSFHRRGGHEWPLISQMLMWQDQLGLTADQERTLRELRANFEKESIKRTAEIDVAELELNGLLEQDKVDVAKVETLAKKSAMLQAELRVSRVKTIEAGKAVLTPEQAEKFERLGHEWMMGGMGMRMPGPGMPPPMRPGTR from the coding sequence ATGCGAGCAATTGTGATAGCCGCGCTGATTCTGGTGGGTGTGCTGGGGCCGGCGATTCCACCGATGTGGAACCATGTTGCGTCAGCCGAGGAGGGTGCGGGTGGACCGGGGATGACGGGGTACCGGATGATTCCCGAAATGATGCGGGGTATGGGGATAGACCCCTCGTTCCATAGGCGGGGGGGCCACGAATGGCCGCTCATCAGCCAGATGCTGATGTGGCAAGACCAGTTAGGACTCACCGCGGATCAGGAGCGTACCCTCAGAGAGCTTCGAGCCAATTTCGAGAAGGAGTCGATCAAGCGGACCGCGGAGATCGATGTGGCAGAGCTGGAGTTGAACGGCTTGCTGGAGCAGGATAAGGTGGACGTAGCCAAGGTGGAGACGCTGGCGAAGAAGAGTGCAATGCTACAGGCTGAGCTTCGCGTGAGTCGTGTCAAGACGATCGAGGCCGGGAAGGCGGTACTGACACCGGAGCAGGCGGAGAAGTTCGAGCGATTAGGCCACGAATGGATGATGGGTGGCATGGGAATGAGGATGCCGGGCCCCGGCATGCCCCCTCCGATGCGCCCTGGCACGCGGTGA
- a CDS encoding MBL fold metallo-hydrolase, whose amino-acid sequence MTNLFQPRLLNEVFGDPGLFVRLRWERRAILLDLGDLTTQPSAELLKVTDIFVSHTHVDHFIGFDHLLRTVLGRDQTIRLFGPPGLISNVEGKLSGYIWNLVEGYTLVFEVHEVSAEKIAVARFPCGARFERIDLPPSSPFTGVLVDDPLFRVEAVHLDHKIPCLAFALGEVERINIDPERLKYLGLLTGPWLTEFKRLVRTGAPDDTVVRAPCEDATGEAFQELLLGDLRDKIVTITSGQRLVYVTDTLYSDENRQKIVALAHDADILFCEAMYLEQDRDHATERHHLTARQAGLLAREANVKELVIFHFSPRYQECPEALYHEAAEVFGGPVRSG is encoded by the coding sequence ATGACCAATCTCTTTCAACCAAGGCTCCTCAATGAGGTGTTCGGCGATCCCGGCCTCTTTGTGAGGCTCAGGTGGGAACGGCGCGCTATTCTGCTGGACCTCGGTGACCTGACGACGCAGCCGTCTGCCGAGCTGCTGAAGGTCACCGACATCTTTGTCTCTCACACCCACGTCGATCACTTCATCGGCTTCGATCATTTACTGCGGACCGTCCTCGGTCGCGACCAAACGATTCGTCTCTTCGGACCGCCTGGCCTCATCTCGAACGTCGAAGGAAAGCTCTCCGGCTACATCTGGAACTTGGTTGAGGGGTATACCCTTGTATTCGAGGTTCACGAGGTGAGCGCGGAGAAGATCGCGGTTGCCCGCTTTCCATGTGGCGCTCGCTTCGAGCGGATTGATCTGCCGCCGTCTTCACCGTTTACCGGCGTGCTGGTTGACGATCCGTTGTTCCGGGTCGAGGCGGTACATCTCGATCACAAGATCCCGTGTCTTGCCTTTGCCCTGGGTGAAGTGGAGCGGATCAATATCGACCCTGAACGGCTGAAGTACCTCGGTCTTTTGACCGGGCCATGGCTGACCGAATTCAAGCGACTAGTCCGCACAGGCGCGCCGGACGATACGGTGGTCCGCGCCCCATGCGAGGATGCGACCGGCGAGGCATTCCAGGAGTTGCTGCTCGGTGACCTGAGAGACAAGATCGTGACCATCACGAGCGGTCAGAGGCTGGTCTATGTTACCGATACGCTCTATTCCGATGAGAATCGGCAGAAGATCGTCGCTCTTGCTCATGACGCCGATATCCTGTTTTGCGAAGCAATGTATCTGGAACAGGATCGGGATCATGCGACCGAGCGACACCACTTGACGGCGCGGCAGGCCGGACTGCTTGCTCGCGAGGCCAACGTAAAGGAGTTGGTGATCTTTCATTTTTCCCCACGATATCAGGAGTGCCCGGAGGCTCTCTATCATGAGGCCGCTGAGGTGTTCGGTGGCCCGGTCCGCTCGGGCTAA
- a CDS encoding SagB/ThcOx family dehydrogenase, with protein sequence MCPISNRDIKAAHDYHTATKHSYWSIRLGSHFLDWEQKPLLFKLYPTLPAIPLPRDITPPAAEALDTISTFQPAGTSALDLTGLAQVLFFCAGLTKKKVYPGGEEHDFRAASCTGALYEVEIYAVCGDLPGLSAGVYHFCPADFALRRLRAGDLRGELTRATAGEKTITSAPVILVLTAIFWRNAWKYQARAYRHFYWNGGTILANLLATAVSAQLTSRVVTGFMDARVDHLLGLDNEREASLCLVPIGAHSPAVEPPEILPIAPETVPLSKRETDYPLITQIRAASMLLNEEEVQAWRSAFAPRPSPPLGDQYFPLYPIEREQRPIRTLGEAILRRGSTRQFAQLPISFQQLSTILERSSRGIPADFLGGPSTTLLDIYLIVNSVENLPTGAFYFSSSQQALELLKEGTFRREAGYLCLEQGLGIEASVVVFFLADLERIIERYGNRGYGAAQLEAGIVGGKMYLCAYALGLGATGTTFYDDDVTQFFSPHAAGKATLFALALGHSARVHGRITRLRPGAD encoded by the coding sequence TTGTGCCCGATTAGCAACCGCGACATCAAAGCGGCCCACGACTATCACACGGCAACGAAGCATTCCTACTGGAGTATTCGCCTGGGAAGCCATTTCCTGGACTGGGAGCAGAAACCTCTCCTCTTCAAGCTCTATCCGACCCTGCCTGCTATCCCGCTTCCGCGTGATATTACGCCGCCGGCCGCGGAGGCTCTCGACACCATCTCAACGTTCCAACCGGCCGGGACGAGCGCGCTTGACCTGACCGGGCTGGCGCAGGTCCTGTTCTTCTGTGCAGGTCTCACCAAGAAGAAGGTCTACCCCGGGGGCGAGGAGCATGACTTTCGTGCGGCCTCCTGTACCGGTGCGTTGTATGAGGTGGAGATCTATGCCGTCTGTGGCGATCTCCCTGGGCTATCTGCCGGGGTCTATCACTTCTGCCCGGCCGACTTCGCGCTCCGTCGGTTGCGGGCGGGGGATCTCCGGGGGGAGCTCACCCGTGCGACGGCCGGAGAGAAGACGATCACATCCGCTCCTGTCATCCTGGTGCTGACGGCGATCTTCTGGCGGAACGCCTGGAAGTACCAGGCGAGGGCCTATCGCCACTTCTACTGGAACGGCGGAACGATTCTGGCTAACCTCCTGGCTACGGCTGTTTCCGCGCAGCTTACATCTCGGGTCGTGACAGGCTTCATGGATGCTCGTGTGGACCACCTCCTTGGTCTGGATAACGAACGCGAGGCGAGTCTCTGCCTTGTCCCGATTGGGGCACACTCGCCTGCTGTGGAGCCACCGGAGATTCTGCCGATTGCGCCCGAAACCGTCCCGCTCTCGAAAAGAGAGACGGACTATCCGCTGATCACGCAGATCCGTGCTGCCTCCATGCTGCTGAATGAGGAGGAGGTTCAAGCCTGGCGATCGGCCTTTGCTCCGAGACCCTCGCCGCCTCTCGGCGACCAATATTTTCCTCTTTACCCCATTGAGCGGGAGCAGCGTCCCATCCGGACCCTCGGCGAGGCCATTCTCCGCAGGGGTTCCACGCGCCAGTTCGCTCAACTGCCGATCTCATTCCAGCAGCTTTCCACCATCCTTGAGCGATCCAGTCGAGGGATCCCGGCGGACTTTCTCGGGGGGCCGAGCACGACCTTGCTGGACATCTACCTTATCGTCAACTCCGTCGAGAATCTCCCTACCGGGGCCTTCTACTTCTCGTCATCACAGCAGGCGCTTGAGCTCTTGAAGGAGGGCACATTTCGACGCGAGGCAGGCTACCTCTGCCTTGAGCAGGGCCTCGGCATCGAAGCGAGCGTCGTCGTCTTTTTCCTCGCGGACCTGGAGCGAATCATCGAGCGCTACGGGAATCGTGGCTACGGCGCCGCCCAGCTCGAGGCGGGGATCGTCGGCGGGAAGATGTACCTCTGCGCATACGCCCTGGGATTAGGCGCGACGGGCACCACCTTTTACGACGACGACGTGACCCAGTTCTTTTCTCCCCATGCCGCAGGGAAGGCTACGCTCTTCGCCCTGGCGCTGGGGCATTCGGCGCGGGTCCATGGGCGCATCACACGTCTGAGACCAGGGGCGGATTGA
- a CDS encoding aldehyde dehydrogenase family protein: MRMYAAGRWIDTREKINVLNPYDGSVVDTVPRAGLDDIEKTLESAVRGARTMAALPGYDRYRILRAAADLIEARSEEFARTITLEEGKSLAESRFEVSRAVQTLTLSGEEAKRLHGETVPFDGAPGGSRKFGFTLRVPCGVVAAISPFNFPLNLVCHKVGPALAAGNAVIIKPATDTPLSALKLTEILLEAGLPAEGIACLTGLGAEIGDALCGDRRVRKITFTGSRDIGERICRMAGIKKVTMELGSNSPVIVMPDADLEKVAAAVAATGYSNAGQVCISTQRVLTSGKVYDDFLDALKPKVKALITGNPLDERTKVGPMVRERDAIRIEEWIDEAVTGGARVLTGGERLGALYMPTVVADVKPDMRLFRDELFGPAVAVTRFDTIDEAIALANDSIYGLAAGIFTENLEWAMRFAREVEAGNLMINWGPQWRADLMPYGGLKESGFGKEGPRYAVEEMTELKLVCFHLAG; this comes from the coding sequence ATGCGGATGTACGCGGCGGGCCGATGGATCGACACAAGAGAGAAGATCAACGTCCTGAACCCGTACGATGGATCGGTGGTCGATACCGTGCCGCGCGCGGGTCTGGACGATATAGAGAAGACCCTGGAGAGCGCCGTCCGTGGCGCGCGGACGATGGCAGCGCTTCCCGGTTACGATCGCTATCGAATCCTGAGAGCGGCGGCAGATCTGATCGAGGCTCGGAGCGAGGAGTTCGCCAGAACCATTACCCTCGAGGAAGGCAAGAGCCTGGCCGAGTCGCGCTTTGAGGTGAGTCGGGCGGTGCAGACCCTGACCTTATCCGGCGAGGAGGCCAAGCGCCTGCACGGTGAGACCGTTCCCTTTGATGGGGCCCCTGGCGGCTCCCGCAAGTTCGGATTTACACTGCGTGTCCCGTGCGGGGTCGTAGCCGCGATCAGTCCCTTCAACTTCCCGCTGAATCTGGTCTGTCACAAGGTCGGGCCCGCCCTGGCCGCAGGCAACGCGGTCATCATCAAGCCGGCCACCGATACCCCCCTCTCGGCGTTGAAGCTGACAGAGATCCTGCTGGAAGCTGGTCTGCCGGCCGAAGGAATTGCTTGCCTGACCGGCTTGGGGGCGGAGATCGGCGATGCGCTGTGCGGAGATCGGCGGGTTCGCAAGATCACCTTTACCGGCAGCCGTGATATCGGTGAGCGGATCTGCCGGATGGCGGGGATTAAAAAGGTGACGATGGAGCTTGGCAGCAACTCGCCCGTCATCGTCATGCCCGATGCCGATCTGGAAAAGGTTGCTGCTGCCGTGGCGGCGACCGGCTATTCGAACGCCGGGCAGGTCTGTATCTCGACGCAGCGGGTTTTGACCAGCGGGAAGGTCTACGATGATTTCCTGGATGCCCTGAAACCCAAGGTGAAGGCGCTTATTACCGGCAATCCTCTGGACGAGCGGACCAAGGTTGGTCCGATGGTCCGCGAGCGGGACGCCATCCGGATCGAGGAGTGGATAGATGAGGCGGTGACAGGCGGCGCGCGGGTCCTGACGGGCGGGGAACGTCTGGGGGCTCTCTATATGCCCACGGTCGTCGCCGACGTCAAGCCCGACATGCGGCTTTTTCGTGACGAGCTGTTCGGACCGGCTGTTGCGGTCACACGATTCGACACGATCGACGAGGCGATTGCGCTGGCCAACGACTCGATCTACGGCTTGGCGGCCGGTATCTTTACCGAGAACCTGGAGTGGGCGATGCGGTTCGCGCGCGAGGTCGAGGCGGGCAACCTGATGATCAACTGGGGCCCTCAATGGCGCGCCGACCTGATGCCCTATGGGGGGCTGAAGGAGAGCGGTTTCGGCAAGGAGGGTCCGCGCTATGCCGTGGAGGAGATGACGGAACTGAAACTGGTCTGCTTCCATTTGGCCGGCTGA